Part of the Desulfobulbaceae bacterium genome is shown below.
TCGTCGGCTGTCGCCGAGCAATAATATCCTTGACCAACATCGTATCATCTCCCCAAAGTACGCTCATCATCCTGACCCAAAAACAGAACAGGCCAAGCTCAAACCATTCCACCCATCCGCCATCAAACTCTTTGTTGATGGCTCACGAATTCAATCGTTCATGTTTATGGGGTTAATAACGCGACCGCTCACGATAAGTCAAGTTTTTGCAACCCAATACCACCTCGGGCAAAGTAAAAAACAGCGTAACTGTCCAGCAGTGCCGCCGATGCCTAGCATCTGCGGCACTGCTGGACAGTTACGGTTCTGGGCTTCGCCACCTTTCTGGATCAGAAGGTGGATAGTTACAAAACAGCTTTGAAAGCTCCTGTTGATGAAAATAATGCAAAATACCTCTTCGACGTTTTCTCTGGTATCTACGCTAGTTACGAATGCATTTACAAGACTTTATTGATGCTGTCGAGTAGACCAGATTCTCCGACAAAACAATACATACTCGCCTAGTCTCTTATTGACGCCTGCCGCACGTGACAACTACGTGCCTGCAATTTTTGTCTTGTCAGACCGTTGTCTCCCGCCCCTCACAGGTCTGATCAAGCACAGGCGCGTTGCATTCGGCCTTTGATGAGGTTATACTTTTTTTACCTTGATTGCTCCTGTATAGTGATTGAGGACGTCAGTACGCATCAGAACTTTACCAAATCTCGATCCTAAAATCTGGCTTTGCCTGTAGCATGAGTTGCAAAGAAAATTGCTGGGATAATGCCCCATCTGAAGGTTTTCTCCATCCACTTTTTACCGAATTGACCCATCACGAACGCTATGAGACCAGGGCCGAGGCGAAAAGTAATGTTTTCGAATACATTAAGGTCTTTTACAATCGCCAGAGGCGTCACGCAGCTACAAGGTATTTAAGTCCAGCTGTCCATGAGGCGGCTTATCAAAATGCTGCGTAATTATTTGTCCGGAAAAGTCTTAACAGATCATGCGACAGGAGATTGGAACGTGATGAGAATATGGACCTCCATCCTTGGCAAATATACCTGTATCGCCGCGACCATTCTGCTGCTGCTCAGCAGCATGGTCATCTCCACTTTTTATCTGACCGAAGAGATTCAGGGCGAGGCAATGCGCATTAACCTGGCAGGCCGCCAGCGCATGCATGTCTTTCACCTGGCCCTCCATGCCCATTTCCTGTTGAACAGTGACGACGTGATGCTGGGATCACTTCATCGCGCGGGATTAAAAAAGGCGCTTGGTGAATACGAACAAACGTTGCTTGGCCTGAGGACGGGAAGCCCCGAGTGTGATGTCACCCCGTCTTGTAAAGCATCAACACATGATGTACTGAATAGACAGCTGGACAGTCTGATCACCCTGTGGAACGAGAAACAAAAGCCCCAGTTGCTGCAAATCATTGCTGATCCGATTCAAGTCTGGGAAGAGGGCGAAAAACGCTGTCACGGCTGTCATGACGCATTTATACCTCATTTTAAGAAGGTAGACGATTTTGTCTTTGCCCTGAGCACACACAATGAGCAGGTGATACAACGATTCAATGTGCTGCGCTTCGGCATCTTGGTGGTATCAGCGCTTGCAGCGATTGCGATGGCTATTTTTATCAAGCAACAGATGATTCTGCCAGTGCAAGAATTGTATGAGGCAACGGTTCGTTTGGAAAATGGAGATTTTTCCTGCGCGCTGGCGCCAAGGACCAATGACGAAATCGGCACCCTGGCCCTGGCCTTTAACCGGATGTCCACAACTCTTGCCCAAAGTTTCACTGAAAAAGAGGCCCTGGTCCAGCAGCGCACGGCGGAACTGCAAACTGCCAATGAAGATTTAAGGACTTTTGCTTACACGGTTTCTCATGACCTGCGAGCGCCCTTACGCGCGATACAGGGGTTTGCAGAGGCCATCCGCGAGGATGGGCAAAGCCTTGATCTCCGGATCACTGAGCACCTAACTAACATCACCGCCGCCGCTGAGTTCATGGACAAGTTGATCCTCGATCTCCTGTCATACAGCCGAATATCCTACAAGGATATCCACATTGACCAGGTCGATACCGGTCAGCTATTCAAGGAGGTCGTGCAGGACTTGTCTTTTGAGATACAAAAAGTCGAAGGACAAGTAACCATTGAAGGATGCCTGCCAGTGGTCATGGCCAATCATGGCATCCTGACCCAGATCACCATGAATCTACTCAGTAATGCCATCAAGTATGTCAAGGCTGGGACACCTCCCAGGATACAGGTATGGGCTCAGCACAATGGCGACAAGGTACGCCTGTTTGTCAAGGATAACGGAATTGGCATTGCCCCAGAAGACCAACACCGGATTTTCGATGTCTTTGTCCGGCTGCACGGGATGGACAGTTATCCGGGAACAGGGATTGGACTAGCTACCGTCCACAGGGGAATTGAACGGCTGGGCGGCAGTTGCGGGGTAGAATCAATTCCAAGTCAGGGCAGCACGTTCTGGCTGGAGTTGTCTCCTGTTGATCCAGCTTGGCTGTCTATGGCGAATGATTCGCTTTGCACAGAACATTAAGGAGGTAGTGGGATGAAGATACTTCTGATTGATGATAATCGTTTCGATCGTGCCCTGGTGGTGCGGGAAATACACAAGGAGTTTCCCGAAGTGTCCGTCGATGAAGTCCTGAA
Proteins encoded:
- a CDS encoding IS3 family transposase encodes the protein MSCKENCWDNAPSEGFLHPLFTELTHHERYETRAEAKSNVFEYIKVFYNRQRRHAATRYLSPAVHEAAYQNAA
- a CDS encoding HAMP domain-containing protein, translated to MRRLIKMLRNYLSGKVLTDHATGDWNVMRIWTSILGKYTCIAATILLLLSSMVISTFYLTEEIQGEAMRINLAGRQRMHVFHLALHAHFLLNSDDVMLGSLHRAGLKKALGEYEQTLLGLRTGSPECDVTPSCKASTHDVLNRQLDSLITLWNEKQKPQLLQIIADPIQVWEEGEKRCHGCHDAFIPHFKKVDDFVFALSTHNEQVIQRFNVLRFGILVVSALAAIAMAIFIKQQMILPVQELYEATVRLENGDFSCALAPRTNDEIGTLALAFNRMSTTLAQSFTEKEALVQQRTAELQTANEDLRTFAYTVSHDLRAPLRAIQGFAEAIREDGQSLDLRITEHLTNITAAAEFMDKLILDLLSYSRISYKDIHIDQVDTGQLFKEVVQDLSFEIQKVEGQVTIEGCLPVVMANHGILTQITMNLLSNAIKYVKAGTPPRIQVWAQHNGDKVRLFVKDNGIGIAPEDQHRIFDVFVRLHGMDSYPGTGIGLATVHRGIERLGGSCGVESIPSQGSTFWLELSPVDPAWLSMANDSLCTEH